Sequence from the Nitrosopumilus maritimus SCM1 genome:
TTGTTTTATCTTCTTTTTTGAACCTAGAAAATGGAAAGAACTTTCTTTTTTTGTCATCTTTGCAGACATAAAGACAATGATAGTGAGATGTGACAAACTTCTTTTTTGTAACTACACCAAATTGATACTTCCAGATTATGTGATTAATGGTAACAAATCCAACATCATCCAAGGCTCGTAAAATATCTTTGAGATTATTCCATCCTGAAAATACATACATGCTTCCAGAATCCTTTAGGATTCGATAAACTTCAGTCATCCATGAAAATGTAAAGTCATAGTAGTCCTCAGGTTTGATTTCATTATATCCAGAAAGAACACGAGATGATGTTCTGTTGTAATTTGCTTTTTTTGCCTTGAAATTTATGGCAAATGGTGGATCGGTAATAACCAAGTCAATCTTGTTTTTAGGAATAGAACTCATTCCATCAATACAATTTTGATTGTAAATTTTGTTAATCTCAATTTTTTTCATTTTTAAATTCAAGACCAGTTCCTAGCATAATAATGTCATGGGTAAATCCTATGAAGTAACAATAAATCACTAATCGTTTCTTAGCAAATAGATCTTGAAACTATCATGTCCAAAATGCAAGTCCAGGATTGAGATCCAAAAGACTTTCAACAAAAAAATGCACGTCTCATGTAGTGGTTGTGGAATAGAAGATCTCCTAGAGTTCTCAAAGAATGTAGATGAAGTGTTTTTAGAATTTCTTTCAAGATATGACAAGGGACTAGTCACAGAGAAAGGACTTTCTGAAGGCCTCAAAGATGAGGGAATTGTCCGTGCTGAAGTTGAAATCAAAAATATGATTGGCAAAAACAAGCCAGACAAAATAACTGAAGAGATTCTATATTCCAAAAAAGACTATGTTTCACAATACAAGGTTTTGAGCAATCCTGAGCCTAAAATGGGCTGCAAAGTAGAAGATTTGGGACTAGATGAATCAATTACAGAACATCTAAAGGAATTGGAAATAAAACAGTTTTACAAATTCCAAGAAGAGGCAATTAGTGAGATTGCATATGGAGAAAATGTAGTAATTGAAGCTCCAACTGCTTCAGGAAAAACAGAAGCCTTTTTGATTCCAGTAATTCAGAGAATAAAAAAAGATTCCAGCGAAGGTAATGTCTTTGCAATCTTTGTATACCCAACAAAAGCACTTGCACGAGACCAATTCCCTAAAATCAAAAAATTTGTAGAAAAGATTGGGGTTAGAGTAGAGGTCTTTGATGGAGACACAAAACAAAACGACAGAAGAGAAATAATTGATAATCCACCACAAATTCTTGTTACAAACTTTGATGTATTGCACTATCATATGTGGCACCAAACAAAATTCTCATCATTACTAACAACAACAAGAATTATAGTTACAGATGAAGCACATGTCTATTCAGGAATTTTTGGTTCTAATGTTCACTATATCATAAAGAGACTCAAAAGAGTATGTACAAACAAGCTGCAATTTGTTGCGGCATCAGCTACACTTGAAGATGCAAAAGAATTTTGTGAAAAATTGTTTGGAGAAAAGATGCAAAAAATTCAAGGGTCAGGAAAGAAAGGCCAGACAGACTTTGCAATGCTTTTCCCATCACTTCGAACTCAAAGGGCTTTGATGGTAGAACTCACAAAGAAACTAACTGAGAAAAATCACAAGACTATGGTCTTTAACAACTCGCATCTAAATTCCGAACTTTTAGCAATTCAGGCAAAAAAGCAAAAGGTCAACATCAAAGTTCACAGAGCAGGACTGATGGCAAATTACAGAACATTTGTTGAAAAACAGTTCAAAGATGATTTACTTGATGCAATTTCATGCACTCCCACGCTTGAATTAGGCATAGATGTGGGAAATGTTGACTGTGTTATCTCATCTACCATACCAGTAAATCGACTAATCCAAAGAATAGGAAGAGCCGCAAGAAAGGGTCAAAGAGGTTATGCATTTTTGGCATTGGGAAATGACCCAATATCACAATATTACAAGAATCATCCAGATGACTATTTTGAGGATACTGAAAAAACCTACATCGATCCCAAGAATCCATTTGTAGAAGAGTTCCAGGTATTAGCAATGGCATGTGATAGACCAATCTCAAAACATGAGCTTAAAGAACATCAAGAAGTAATAGAGCACCACATCATCAAAGAGAATCTAAAAGAATTCAACAATAGAATAATTCCAAATTTTGACAAGATCAATTCTTTACTCAATGAATACAGTATTAGAGGAATAGGACAATCAATTGATATTTTCTTAAATGGTAAAAAAGTAGGAGATAGAATTTTACCAATTGCATTAGAGGAGTTACACAAAGATGCAATCTATTTTCTTGCAGGTATTCGTTATAAAGTAAAAGAGTTTGATTATCCAGAAAAAAACTATGCAAAGATTGAGAAAATTCCAAGAGATTATCCATACTATACTAAAGCACTAACTGAAGAATGGCCTACAATTGAGACAGTTTTTGATAAAAGGATTGCAAACGGAGTTGAAGTTGCATTTTGTAAACTACACATTGAGAAAAAAGTATACGGCTATGTCAACATTGAGCTTGGACAAGAAGTAACACAAGGAGAAAAAGTTCTGCTAGATACACCTCTAGAATATGATTTTGTTACAAAGGGGATTGTCTTTCATGCACCTAGACCTCTCAAAGTAATGGGAGAATCTGAAGATGAGGAATATACTGAAGCCAGCGGATACCATGCAACAGAGCATGTAGTGATTGAGGGAAGCAATATGATTACTGGTGGAGTCTCTCAGGATTTGGGAGGCATATCACTGGGAACATCAGGCTTGATTTTCATCTATGATGGGGCAATTGGAGGAAGTGGGGCAAGCAAAGCTCTCTATGATAGATTTGAGCAGGCACTGGAGAGAAGCATGTTCATTGTAAAGGAATGTCCATGCAAAAATGAAGCCGGATGTCCAAGATGTACATTCTCATACAGATGTGGAAACAACAACGAATATCTGCACAAATATTCAGCACTAGAGATTTTGGAGAGAATTAACAAAGGAGAGAAAACAGAACTAGTTGATCCAACTGAAGGTGACAGACCTCTAGTATAATCAAAATGGGATAAATATAACAAAAATTTAGAGACATTATGCAAAAAGTAGCTCTTGTAACTGGAAGTTCTTCAGGAATTGGATTAGAAGCATCACTAGCACTTGCAAAAGATGGATATCACACATTTGCCAGTATGAGGGACACATCAAAAGCAGGAGAATTAGAGAATGCTGCAAAAAAAGATAATCTTCCAATCGAAGTAATAGAGCTTGATGTCGATAAAGAAGAATCAATTGTTTCTGCAGTAAAAAAAGTAATAGATTCAGCAGGAAGACTGGATGTTTTAGTTAACAATGCAGGATATGGACAGTTTGGATGTACAGAAGATGTCTCAGTTGATGATTTTAGAAAACAATTTGAAACTAATTTCTTTAGTATTGTAAGAATTATTCAAGA
This genomic interval carries:
- a CDS encoding DNA-methyltransferase, with product MKKIEINKIYNQNCIDGMSSIPKNKIDLVITDPPFAINFKAKKANYNRTSSRVLSGYNEIKPEDYYDFTFSWMTEVYRILKDSGSMYVFSGWNNLKDILRALDDVGFVTINHIIWKYQFGVVTKKKFVTSHYHCLYVCKDDKKRKFFPFSRFKKEDKTKDGRSLHYKDKEDVWDIKREYWTGDEKTPTKLPSELIQKILEYSSEKKDIVLDPFIGSGQVAVVSKSLGRRYLGFEIVPDYYKFAKKRLDKDLYRIKKSK
- a CDS encoding DEAD/DEAH box helicase, which gives rise to MKLSCPKCKSRIEIQKTFNKKMHVSCSGCGIEDLLEFSKNVDEVFLEFLSRYDKGLVTEKGLSEGLKDEGIVRAEVEIKNMIGKNKPDKITEEILYSKKDYVSQYKVLSNPEPKMGCKVEDLGLDESITEHLKELEIKQFYKFQEEAISEIAYGENVVIEAPTASGKTEAFLIPVIQRIKKDSSEGNVFAIFVYPTKALARDQFPKIKKFVEKIGVRVEVFDGDTKQNDRREIIDNPPQILVTNFDVLHYHMWHQTKFSSLLTTTRIIVTDEAHVYSGIFGSNVHYIIKRLKRVCTNKLQFVAASATLEDAKEFCEKLFGEKMQKIQGSGKKGQTDFAMLFPSLRTQRALMVELTKKLTEKNHKTMVFNNSHLNSELLAIQAKKQKVNIKVHRAGLMANYRTFVEKQFKDDLLDAISCTPTLELGIDVGNVDCVISSTIPVNRLIQRIGRAARKGQRGYAFLALGNDPISQYYKNHPDDYFEDTEKTYIDPKNPFVEEFQVLAMACDRPISKHELKEHQEVIEHHIIKENLKEFNNRIIPNFDKINSLLNEYSIRGIGQSIDIFLNGKKVGDRILPIALEELHKDAIYFLAGIRYKVKEFDYPEKNYAKIEKIPRDYPYYTKALTEEWPTIETVFDKRIANGVEVAFCKLHIEKKVYGYVNIELGQEVTQGEKVLLDTPLEYDFVTKGIVFHAPRPLKVMGESEDEEYTEASGYHATEHVVIEGSNMITGGVSQDLGGISLGTSGLIFIYDGAIGGSGASKALYDRFEQALERSMFIVKECPCKNEAGCPRCTFSYRCGNNNEYLHKYSALEILERINKGEKTELVDPTEGDRPLV